One Pseudomonas entomophila genomic window carries:
- the mgtA gene encoding magnesium-translocating P-type ATPase produces the protein MTVKDRNTTSKAGADARLSTYAAREARNGLAVTLANLDASELGLTEHEASKRLQRDGANEVAHDKPEPALVQLLKALHNPFIYVLLTLAGISFVTDYWLPLRAGEVEDADLTKVIIIMTMVSVSGLLRFWQEYRSNKAAEALKAMVRTTATVLRRERHDQAPRLREVPMNELVAGDIVQLSAGDMIPADIRLIESRDLFISQAVLTGEALPVEKYDTLGHVAQKSAGDSASAEGNVLDLPNIGFMGTNVVSGRARAVVVATGKRTYFGSLAKAIAGSRSQTAFDRGVNSVSRLLIRFMLVMVPVVFMLNGVVKGDWSDAFLFALAVAVGLTPEMLPMIVSANLAKGAVAMARRKVVVKRLNAIQNFGSMDVLCTDKTGTLTQDRIILEHHVDPSGRTDPRLLELAWLNSHHQSGVKNLMDQAVLRFAGENGSFQPPYAYAKVDELPFDFIRRRLSVIVKDALGDHLLVSKGAVEEVLAIATHVEQDGQRFVLDDALRQQLLATAATFNQEGFRVLLVGTREIPAAEGKAQYHTDDERELVIRGFLTFLDPPKETAGPAIAALREMGVKVKVLTGDNPVVTCKVCREVGLEPGQPLLGQDIERLDDTQLKVLVEERTVFAKLTPLQKSRVLKALQANGHTVGFLGDGINDAPALRDADVGISVDSGTDIAKESADIILLEKSLMVLEEGVLKGRETFGNIMKYLCMTASSNFGNVFSVLVASAFIPFMPMLAIHLLLQNLMYDFSQLSLPWDRMDKQFLREPRKWDARNIGRFMLWIGPTSSIFDITTFALMWYVFAANSVEMQALFQSGWFVEGLLSQTLVVHMLRTRKVPFFQSTAALPVILATGLVMCLGIYIPFSPLGAMVGLVPLPWEYFPWLAATLLGYCLVAQTMKTLYIRRFGQWF, from the coding sequence ATGACCGTAAAAGACCGCAACACCACGAGCAAAGCCGGCGCAGACGCCCGCCTCTCCACGTATGCCGCCCGTGAGGCGCGCAACGGCCTGGCCGTCACCCTCGCCAACCTCGACGCCAGCGAACTGGGCCTGACCGAGCACGAAGCCAGCAAGCGCCTGCAGCGCGACGGGGCCAACGAGGTCGCCCACGACAAACCTGAACCGGCCCTGGTGCAACTGCTCAAGGCCCTGCACAACCCCTTCATCTATGTATTGCTGACCCTGGCCGGGATCAGTTTCGTCACCGACTACTGGCTGCCCCTGCGCGCAGGCGAAGTGGAAGATGCCGACCTGACCAAGGTCATCATCATCATGACCATGGTCAGCGTCAGCGGCCTGCTGCGCTTCTGGCAGGAATACCGTTCGAACAAAGCCGCCGAAGCCCTCAAAGCCATGGTCCGCACTACCGCCACCGTGCTGCGCCGCGAACGCCACGACCAGGCCCCGCGCCTGCGTGAAGTGCCGATGAACGAACTGGTGGCCGGTGACATCGTGCAGCTCAGCGCCGGCGACATGATTCCCGCCGACATCCGCCTGATCGAATCCCGCGACCTGTTCATCAGCCAGGCCGTGCTCACTGGCGAAGCCTTGCCGGTGGAGAAGTACGACACCCTGGGCCACGTCGCGCAGAAGTCCGCCGGTGACAGCGCCAGCGCTGAAGGCAACGTGCTCGACCTGCCCAACATTGGCTTCATGGGCACCAACGTGGTCAGCGGCCGGGCCCGCGCCGTGGTGGTGGCCACCGGCAAGCGCACCTATTTCGGCTCGCTGGCCAAGGCCATCGCCGGCTCGCGCAGCCAGACCGCCTTCGACCGCGGGGTGAACAGCGTCAGCCGCCTGCTGATCCGCTTCATGCTGGTGATGGTGCCGGTGGTGTTCATGCTCAATGGCGTGGTCAAGGGCGACTGGAGCGACGCCTTCCTGTTCGCCCTGGCCGTGGCCGTGGGGCTCACCCCGGAAATGCTGCCGATGATCGTCAGCGCCAACCTGGCCAAGGGCGCCGTGGCCATGGCCCGGCGCAAAGTGGTGGTCAAGCGCCTGAACGCCATCCAGAACTTCGGCTCGATGGATGTGCTGTGCACCGACAAGACCGGCACCCTCACACAGGACCGGATCATCCTCGAGCACCACGTCGACCCCAGCGGCCGCACCGACCCGCGCCTGCTCGAACTGGCCTGGCTCAACAGCCATCACCAGAGCGGCGTGAAGAACCTGATGGACCAGGCCGTGCTGCGCTTCGCCGGTGAGAACGGCAGCTTCCAGCCGCCCTACGCCTATGCCAAGGTCGACGAGCTGCCCTTCGACTTCATCCGCCGTCGCCTGTCGGTGATCGTCAAGGACGCCCTGGGCGATCATCTGTTGGTGAGCAAAGGCGCGGTCGAAGAGGTGCTGGCCATCGCCACCCACGTGGAGCAGGACGGCCAGCGCTTCGTGCTCGATGACGCCCTGCGCCAGCAGTTGCTCGCCACCGCCGCCACCTTCAACCAGGAAGGCTTCCGCGTGCTGCTGGTCGGTACCCGCGAGATTCCCGCCGCCGAAGGCAAGGCCCAGTACCACACCGACGACGAGCGCGAGTTGGTGATCCGCGGCTTCCTGACCTTCCTCGACCCACCCAAGGAAACCGCCGGCCCGGCTATCGCCGCCCTGCGTGAGATGGGCGTGAAAGTGAAGGTACTCACCGGCGACAACCCGGTGGTCACCTGCAAGGTCTGCCGCGAAGTGGGCCTGGAACCCGGCCAGCCGCTGCTCGGCCAGGACATCGAGCGCCTCGACGACACCCAGCTCAAGGTACTGGTCGAGGAGCGCACGGTGTTCGCCAAGCTCACCCCACTGCAGAAGTCGCGGGTGCTCAAGGCGCTGCAAGCCAACGGTCACACCGTGGGCTTCCTCGGCGACGGCATCAACGACGCCCCGGCCCTGCGGGATGCCGACGTCGGTATTTCGGTGGACAGCGGCACCGATATCGCCAAGGAATCGGCCGACATCATCCTCCTGGAAAAGAGTCTGATGGTGCTGGAGGAAGGCGTGCTCAAAGGCCGGGAAACCTTCGGCAACATCATGAAGTACCTGTGCATGACCGCCAGCTCCAACTTCGGCAACGTGTTCTCGGTGCTGGTGGCCAGCGCCTTCATCCCGTTCATGCCGATGCTGGCGATCCACCTGCTGCTGCAGAACCTGATGTACGACTTCTCCCAGCTGTCGCTGCCGTGGGACCGCATGGACAAGCAGTTCCTGCGCGAGCCGCGCAAGTGGGATGCGCGCAATATCGGCCGCTTCATGCTGTGGATCGGGCCGACTTCGTCGATCTTCGACATCACCACCTTCGCCCTGATGTGGTACGTGTTCGCCGCCAACAGCGTGGAGATGCAGGCGCTGTTCCAGTCCGGCTGGTTCGTCGAGGGGCTGTTGTCGCAGACGCTGGTGGTGCACATGCTGCGCACCCGCAAGGTGCCGTTCTTCCAGAGCACTGCGGCGCTGCCAGTGATCCTGGCGACAGGGCTGGTGATGTGCCTGGGCATCTACATTCCGTTCTCGCCGCTGGGGGCGATGGTCGGGCTGGTGCCGCTGCCGTGGGAGTATTTCCCTTGGCTGGCCGCGACCCTGCTGGGCTACTGCCTGGTCGCGCAGACCATGAAGACCCTGTACATCCGCCGCTTCGGCCAATGGTTCTGA
- a CDS encoding SLOG family protein has product MRVLICAGRNYADSRRCRQALDDLQRQQPIRVLIHGGSQHLGGDIEAWAREHGADIVRYPPNWQLHGKLAERLRNVFMLRDSRPDAVLALPGGDDTEELLARARGAGIAVVCAGRPLAGQTSMHSLPLRRD; this is encoded by the coding sequence ATGCGAGTACTGATCTGCGCGGGGCGCAACTACGCCGACAGCCGCCGCTGCCGCCAGGCGCTGGACGACCTCCAGCGCCAGCAGCCGATCCGCGTGCTGATCCACGGCGGCAGCCAGCACCTGGGGGGCGATATCGAAGCCTGGGCGCGCGAGCATGGCGCCGATATCGTCCGCTATCCGCCCAACTGGCAACTGCATGGCAAGTTGGCCGAACGCTTGCGCAATGTCTTCATGTTGCGTGACAGCCGGCCGGATGCGGTGCTGGCGCTGCCCGGCGGGGATGACACCGAGGAGCTGCTGGCCCGGGCCCGGGGGGCTGGAATTGCCGTGGTCTGCGCTGGGCGGCCGCTGGCTGGACAAACTTCGATGCACTCTTTGCCGCTGCGGCGCGACTGA
- a CDS encoding type II toxin-antitoxin system RelB/DinJ family antitoxin, whose protein sequence is MAHTEVVRTRIDSELKINATKILEEMGITVSQAIRMMLVQVVQTKALPFEVKAMTLNDRARQVMETQDREQIVQAHESAETLFKDLGI, encoded by the coding sequence ATGGCCCATACAGAAGTCGTACGCACGCGAATCGACAGCGAACTGAAGATCAACGCGACAAAGATCCTTGAGGAAATGGGCATCACCGTTTCCCAGGCGATTCGGATGATGCTGGTCCAGGTTGTGCAGACCAAGGCGCTCCCGTTCGAGGTCAAGGCGATGACCCTGAATGATCGGGCCCGGCAAGTGATGGAGACCCAGGATCGTGAGCAGATCGTGCAAGCGCATGAGAGCGCCGAAACGCTGTTCAAAGACCTGGGAATTTGA
- a CDS encoding VRR-NUC domain-containing protein, which translates to MKAPKATLAQQCEGIGWSITDLVAHKHDKRSWSINGGPAGLPEEVVGQTYATGGARVSYCEGGSVLLLLKAAALETLARLSTFNDRDDAIVRFLEAQMTILAGHTDEIVDTVRSITPDGVARNVRELATNARLRTFFPRVRADFMLDLYRQMGNEMLAKILEAFSAAPYDYRAGWPDLIVLGDDAIKFVEVKTNDRLLDTQVRFATGIGNPMGFDCGVVRLTAIKGA; encoded by the coding sequence ATGAAGGCACCCAAGGCAACTCTGGCTCAACAGTGTGAAGGGATCGGCTGGTCGATCACTGACCTAGTAGCACACAAGCACGACAAGCGCAGTTGGTCGATCAATGGTGGGCCAGCTGGACTGCCAGAAGAGGTTGTTGGCCAGACATACGCCACCGGCGGCGCGCGAGTGAGCTACTGTGAGGGCGGCTCTGTCTTGCTCCTGCTGAAGGCCGCAGCTCTGGAAACCCTGGCTAGGCTCAGCACCTTCAATGACCGAGACGACGCTATCGTCCGGTTCCTGGAGGCTCAGATGACCATCTTGGCCGGGCATACGGACGAGATTGTCGACACAGTTCGGTCAATCACACCAGATGGAGTGGCGCGCAATGTGCGCGAGCTGGCCACCAACGCCAGGCTCAGGACTTTCTTCCCGCGTGTACGTGCCGACTTCATGCTGGACCTGTACCGGCAGATGGGTAACGAGATGCTCGCCAAGATCCTGGAGGCCTTCTCGGCCGCACCTTACGACTACCGGGCAGGTTGGCCTGATTTGATCGTGCTCGGCGATGATGCGATCAAGTTTGTCGAGGTGAAGACCAATGACCGGCTGCTCGATACGCAGGTACGGTTCGCAACCGGGATCGGGAATCCGATGGGCTTTGACTGTGGAGTTGTGCGCCTTACTGCGATCAAGGGCGCCTAG
- a CDS encoding ATP-dependent nuclease, giving the protein MRVARLQIENFRGIRRADVLFPKHAVIVGDNNIGKSTLLEAIDLVLGPERLSRRPVIDEHDFYAGEYVDPQGQPVHITIEAVITDLNLDQEMRFRDHIEWWDNGTGDLLGGPPVENTDDQMVQACLRVVFVGRYDADEDDFTGTTYFCSPMKQDGSYDFFRTADKRVCGFLYLRTIRTGSRALSLERGSLLDIILRLQDDKNFKIWEGLLVELRQLQVATDPEIGINDILANVQASIRGYMPSDDGSDPQMRVTQLTRESLRKALTVFMVTGAQRSDGEAHAAPFQSQGTGTINMMVLALLSLIAELKQNVIFAMEEPEIAIPPHIQKRIINGVRSKSAQALFTSHSPYVLEEFEPEQVIVISRNDGKLSAMPAGLPPGIKAKMYRQDMRLRVCEALLARRVLIAEGRTEYDAWPAVARLLHQQEPESFMPLEALGIPIIDATTDSLIAPMGAYYRKLGKKVYAVFDEQAPEQLEAIRASVDYPYQAPEKGFENVVLKGADEEMLRGWVASLIDSGAWPSDLKDKAPGPDATKDEVAAILGGLLKRWKGDGAAASLLCTAMTRHHLPEFIVSTLESITATIVPKKPEPERPELDDDLLDLVGP; this is encoded by the coding sequence CCCTGAGCGGCTATCCCGTAGGCCTGTGATAGATGAGCACGATTTTTATGCGGGGGAGTATGTCGATCCGCAGGGGCAGCCAGTCCACATCACCATCGAAGCAGTGATCACTGACCTGAACCTGGATCAGGAAATGCGTTTTCGGGATCACATCGAATGGTGGGATAACGGTACGGGAGATCTGCTCGGGGGGCCGCCAGTAGAGAATACTGATGACCAGATGGTTCAGGCCTGTTTGCGCGTCGTTTTTGTCGGCAGATACGACGCTGATGAGGATGATTTCACTGGTACCACTTACTTCTGCTCGCCGATGAAACAGGATGGGTCTTACGATTTCTTCAGGACTGCCGATAAGCGTGTCTGTGGGTTTCTGTATCTGCGCACGATCCGAACCGGCAGTCGTGCGTTGAGCCTTGAGCGTGGCTCGCTCCTGGACATCATTTTGCGGTTACAGGACGACAAGAACTTCAAAATCTGGGAAGGGCTCTTGGTTGAGCTTCGACAGTTGCAGGTTGCAACTGATCCGGAGATCGGGATCAACGACATCTTGGCGAATGTGCAGGCCTCAATCCGCGGCTACATGCCCAGCGATGACGGCAGCGATCCACAAATGCGAGTCACGCAACTGACACGTGAGTCTCTGCGAAAAGCGTTAACTGTCTTCATGGTAACCGGTGCGCAGCGTAGTGATGGCGAAGCGCATGCAGCACCATTCCAGAGCCAAGGCACCGGTACTATCAACATGATGGTACTGGCACTTCTGTCACTGATCGCGGAGCTGAAGCAGAACGTGATTTTTGCGATGGAGGAGCCAGAGATAGCAATCCCGCCGCATATTCAAAAACGCATCATCAACGGTGTGCGCAGCAAGTCAGCCCAGGCGCTTTTTACCTCGCATTCGCCCTACGTACTCGAAGAATTCGAACCCGAGCAGGTCATCGTTATCAGCCGAAACGATGGGAAACTGAGTGCCATGCCTGCAGGGCTGCCGCCGGGCATCAAAGCAAAAATGTACCGGCAGGACATGCGGCTGCGTGTTTGTGAGGCCCTTCTGGCACGTCGGGTGCTGATTGCCGAAGGCCGGACGGAATACGATGCTTGGCCCGCCGTAGCGCGACTGCTTCATCAGCAGGAGCCGGAGTCTTTCATGCCGCTTGAGGCGTTGGGCATCCCAATCATCGATGCGACGACTGACTCGCTGATCGCTCCGATGGGGGCCTACTACCGCAAGCTCGGGAAGAAGGTCTATGCCGTTTTCGACGAGCAGGCACCCGAGCAATTGGAGGCTATTAGGGCGTCGGTCGACTACCCCTATCAAGCACCTGAGAAAGGTTTCGAGAACGTCGTTCTCAAAGGAGCCGATGAGGAAATGTTGCGTGGCTGGGTTGCGTCTTTGATCGACAGCGGTGCTTGGCCTTCAGACTTAAAGGACAAGGCCCCGGGCCCTGATGCCACGAAAGATGAGGTAGCAGCGATTCTAGGGGGGCTGCTAAAGCGCTGGAAAGGCGATGGAGCTGCTGCCAGCTTACTTTGTACCGCTATGACCCGACATCACCTCCCAGAATTCATTGTCAGCACCCTTGAGAGCATTACAGCCACAATTGTTCCCAAGAAGCCCGAGCCTGAACGTCCAGAACTGGATGATGACCTTCTCGATTTGGTCGGGCCTTAA
- a CDS encoding type II toxin-antitoxin system RelE/ParE family toxin, translating into MFKILTTPQFVIDFQLQLAKKPDITAFKVVVRSLERQLPLHPRHCDGQLVGAPGRWCCLISFDWWLIYKCDTQARSITLEQTGPHRYLFE; encoded by the coding sequence ATGTTCAAGATCCTGACCACGCCGCAATTCGTTATCGACTTCCAGCTGCAGCTTGCAAAAAAACCGGACATCACCGCCTTCAAGGTGGTTGTCCGGTCTTTGGAAAGACAGCTTCCACTACATCCCAGGCATTGCGATGGACAGTTGGTCGGCGCTCCAGGACGTTGGTGCTGCCTGATCAGTTTTGACTGGTGGTTGATCTACAAGTGTGACACCCAAGCGAGGAGCATCACCCTGGAGCAGACTGGCCCGCATCGCTACCTGTTCGAATAG
- a CDS encoding UvrD-helicase domain-containing protein → MIVLDQSRRDVIDSPSHLVVMGGPGSGKTTVALLKAEAFLGRLDLTEYQQVLFLSFARATVARVAEQAGKMLPKLEQARLEVNTYHGFTWNLLRSHGYLLRNGRPLSLLPPPEAAARLSTLSAEQIALEKIRLLEEEGLLHFDLFASNAAMLLERSQSLQRIYGNSYPLVILDEFQDTNEDEWRFIRALTRHSQVLALADPEQRIYEFRGASANRIQEFEEAYRPASFSFGMENHRSTGTDIVQFGNDLLTGANKHRAYTDVAVTPYVPRKGMLHRAFKFAVLTAIGRLNRDGRDWSLAILVPSKSFMAEVSAYLSSDSDSLPRLSHEVAFDQEAAALSATAIAALLEGGATAEIITERLLRNLCAHLRGRKGEKAPSKPHLELVLAFEQLFGGQTLRRLPHKRILAAVQTIAVQRLYLQLTGDPQVDWIAMRQLLDSSTEQVLNQIGIDARYVRLLGKGSLLRSRLSELWRSAGGYPGAEGLVRDALVQDHFQAVTKDWKGLHLMTMHKSKGKEFTEVILYEGLMRGRFLQAGATPDRVRQARLAMRVAVTRAMKKATILTPNGRFRCPLL, encoded by the coding sequence ATGATAGTGCTTGATCAGTCTCGACGGGATGTTATCGACTCTCCCAGCCATCTGGTCGTGATGGGGGGGCCTGGCTCAGGGAAAACCACAGTCGCATTGCTTAAAGCTGAAGCATTTCTAGGCCGACTAGACCTCACAGAGTACCAACAGGTGCTATTCCTGAGCTTCGCCAGAGCAACGGTCGCAAGGGTTGCGGAACAGGCCGGAAAGATGCTGCCGAAACTCGAGCAGGCTCGGCTTGAGGTCAACACCTACCATGGCTTCACGTGGAATTTACTGCGCAGCCATGGCTACTTACTCCGCAACGGGCGGCCCTTATCACTGCTTCCTCCGCCAGAGGCTGCAGCGCGATTGTCCACATTAAGTGCAGAACAGATAGCCTTGGAGAAAATCAGGCTGCTCGAGGAGGAGGGACTGTTGCACTTCGACCTGTTCGCCAGCAATGCTGCCATGTTGCTGGAGAGAAGCCAGTCGCTGCAGCGCATCTACGGCAACAGCTATCCACTTGTCATACTCGACGAGTTCCAGGACACGAACGAGGACGAGTGGCGTTTCATCCGCGCGCTGACTCGACATAGCCAGGTGCTGGCTTTGGCTGACCCGGAACAACGGATCTACGAATTTCGCGGTGCCAGTGCTAACAGGATTCAAGAGTTTGAAGAAGCTTACCGTCCCGCCTCCTTTTCTTTTGGAATGGAAAATCACCGGAGCACGGGGACCGACATCGTTCAGTTCGGCAACGACCTGCTGACAGGTGCCAACAAGCATCGAGCCTACACTGATGTGGCGGTGACGCCCTACGTCCCGCGTAAAGGGATGCTTCATCGGGCTTTCAAGTTTGCGGTTCTGACCGCTATAGGACGGTTGAATAGAGATGGACGTGATTGGTCGCTTGCTATTTTGGTGCCCAGCAAGAGCTTCATGGCTGAGGTTTCCGCGTACTTGTCGAGTGACTCAGATAGTTTGCCTAGACTTTCCCATGAAGTGGCGTTTGACCAAGAAGCTGCTGCGCTCTCTGCTACGGCGATCGCTGCGCTTCTCGAAGGTGGCGCGACTGCAGAGATCATTACTGAAAGGCTCCTAAGAAATTTATGTGCTCACCTGCGTGGCAGGAAAGGCGAGAAGGCCCCCAGTAAGCCACATCTGGAATTGGTGCTCGCTTTTGAGCAATTGTTCGGAGGTCAGACGCTTCGCAGGCTACCGCACAAGCGGATTCTCGCTGCCGTACAGACTATCGCGGTCCAGCGCCTTTATCTGCAACTGACTGGCGACCCTCAGGTCGATTGGATCGCCATGCGACAGCTGCTGGACTCAAGCACTGAGCAGGTTCTCAATCAGATCGGTATCGATGCTCGGTATGTCCGCTTGCTTGGGAAGGGATCCCTCCTTCGAAGCCGGTTGAGCGAACTATGGCGCTCAGCTGGAGGTTACCCAGGAGCAGAGGGGCTGGTCCGGGATGCCCTTGTTCAGGATCACTTCCAAGCGGTGACCAAGGACTGGAAGGGCCTCCATCTGATGACCATGCACAAGTCGAAAGGGAAAGAGTTCACAGAGGTCATATTGTACGAGGGGCTGATGAGGGGGCGATTTTTACAGGCAGGGGCAACCCCCGATCGCGTGCGTCAGGCCCGTTTAGCCATGCGTGTCGCGGTCACTCGTGCAATGAAAAAGGCGACAATACTGACCCCGAATGGGCGATTTCGCTGCCCGCTGCTTTGA